From a single Lolium rigidum isolate FL_2022 chromosome 7, APGP_CSIRO_Lrig_0.1, whole genome shotgun sequence genomic region:
- the LOC124674139 gene encoding elongation factor 1-delta 1-like, which produces MAPSFNVNSEAGLKNLDKYLLSRSYISGYQASKDDMAVFAEFSVAPPSKYTNVVRWYNHIDALLKLSGVTAAGQGVKVESSIVPEASTSADTKGKAPAADDDDDDDVDLFGEETEEEKKAAAERAAAVKASSKKKESGKSSVLLDVKPWDDETDMAKLEEAVRSVKMEGLLWGASKLMPVGYGIKKLQIMMTIIDDLVSVDTLIEDHLCVEPANEYIQSCDIVAFNKI; this is translated from the exons ATGGCGCCTTCCTTCAATGTCAACTCCGAGGCTGGCCTTAAAAACCTTGATAAATACCTTCTGTCCCGCAGCTACATCTCTGG ATACCAAGCTTCCAAGGATGACATGGctgtgtttgctgaattttcggtTGCCCCTCCCTCAAAGTACACCAATGTTGTAAGGTGGTACAATCACATTGATGCACTCCTAAAGCTGAG TGGAGTTACTGCAGCTGGTCAAGGTGTCAAGGTCGAGTCTTCAATTGTCCCTGAAGCATCTACTTCTGCTGATACTAAGGGAAAG GCTCCTGCagctgatgatgacgatgatgacgatgTTGACCTTTTTGGTGAGGAGaccgaggaggagaagaaggcagCCGCAGAACGCGCTGCTGCAGTTAAGGCTTCTAGCAAGAAGAAAGAAT CTGGGAAGTCCTCAGTTTTGCTTGATGTGAAACCATGGGACGATGAGACTGACATGGCCAAGCTGGAGGAAGCTGTGAGAAGCGTCAAGATGGAGGGCCTTCTGTGGGGTGCTT CCAAGCTCATGCCAGTTGGATATGGCATCAAGAAGCTTCAGATCATGATGACCATCATTGATGATCTTGTCTCTGTCGACACACTAATTGAGGACCATCTGTGTGTTGAACCAGCGAACGAGTACATCCAGAGCTGCGACATTGTTGCGTTCAACAAAATTT AA
- the LOC124672799 gene encoding uncharacterized protein LOC124672799, giving the protein MPPAAQTLPLEDENLLREILLRLPPLPSSLPRASLVCKRWLGSVSDPRFFRSFREHHGKPPLLGFFFVSGRGADFVPSLDPPDRIPAVRFSLPPQSHSGQWWLFLDCRHGLCLFIDRTRPEAIVCDPTTNHQRRIALPREFSANKNWAFFLNGGVVCVAGHGHDQVHGDCSLSPFKLVLLYNDTPASSVSACLYESESGVWGNIASRTLPRAIAFITPTILVGNSLCWLSEGNILEFDIGNQSLGVTEKPEKHQNAEWNRCRVLRTQENRLGLAVLTGPYIEIWAREVNSDGFARLVLQKTVDLHKLLHLGLSTPWNYRLQLRGFDEETGAIFLSWSSSVVMVNLETLQVWNISARQPNINSFSADYYPYRNFYTAAVDNHRAIKGTPGDRGTSEDDQGQAAGAAVRYILKVYLFGCEGLTGSILLDDALKILKQYNRASRADLHQLSVWWDTAYAQAEIKHWLRLNCGRIAELSQCGTLLRQPPPQIGQWTSCCLLLPSRL; this is encoded by the exons ATGCCGCCGGCGGCGCAGACGCTACCGCTGGAGGACGAAAACCTCCTTcgggagatcctcctccgcctgcctCCGCTTCCGTCCTCACTCCCCCGTGCCTCTCTCGTCTGCAAGCGTTGGCTTGGCAGCGTCTCCGACCCCAGATTCTTCCGCAGTTTCCGCGAACATCACGGGAAGCCTCCCCTCCTCggcttcttcttcgtcagcgGTCGTGGAGCCGACTTCGTTCCCTCGCTGGACCCGCCCGACCGCATCCCGGCCGTGCGCTTCTCACTGCCGCCGCAGAGCCACTCCGGGCAATGGTGGCTCTTCCTTGACTGCCGCCACGGCCTCTGCCTCTTCATCGACAGGACGAGGCCCGAGGCCATTGTGTGTGATCCGACCACCAACCACCAGCGCCGAATTGCTCTTCCGAGGGAGTTCAGCGCCAACAAAAACTGGGCCTTCTTCCTAAATGGCGGTGTGGTGTGCGTTGCCGGTCATGGTCATGACCAAGTGCACGGCGATTGCAGCTTGAGCCCCTTCAAATTGGTCTTGTTGTACAACGACACACCTGCATCAAGTGTATCTGCCTGCCTCTACGAATCCGAGTCTGGTGTATGGGGGAATATCGCATCAAGAACACTGCCACGTGCGATTGCCTTCATAACGCCCACCATCCTTGTTGGGAATTCACTTTGTTGGTTGTCAGAAGGTAACATCCTTgaatttgatattggaaatcagaGCCTTGGTGTGACCGAGAAGCCAGAAAAACACCAAAATGCCGAGTGGAACCGCTGCCGGGTACTGCGGACACAAGAAAACAGGCTTGGCCTCGCTGTGTTGACAGGACCATACATTGAAATATGGGCGAGGGAGGTCAATTCTGATGGTTTTGCCCGACTGGTGCTGCAAAAAACCGTTGACCTGCACAAGCTACTTCATTTGGGACTGTCGACACCATGGAATTATCGTCTACAACTGCGGGGGTTTGATGAGGAGACTGGTGCaatttttctttcttggagtagTAGTGTCGTCATGGTCAACCTCGAGACGTTGCAGGTCTGGAATATTTCTGCAAGACAGCCCAATATCAACTCTTTCTCCGCTGACTATTATCCCTACAGAAATTTTTATACCGCAG CAGTGGATAACCATCGTGCCATCAAGGGTACCCCCGGCGACAGAGGGACATCTGAAGATGATCAAGGCCAAGCTGCAGGTGCTGCAG TTCGCTACATTCTGAAGGTATATTTGTTTGGTTGTGAGGGTTTAACAGGGTCGATTCT ATTGGACGATGCTCTGAAAATCTTGAAACAGTATAATCGGGCGAGCAGAGCAGATTTACATCAGCTATCAGTATGGTGGGATACAGCTTATGCCCAAGCTGAAATTAAGCATTGGTTACGTCTTAACTGTGGCCGGATCGCCGAGCTCTCGCAGTGTGGCACGCTGCTCCGCCAGCCCCCGCCTCAAATTGGGCAATGGACATCGTGCTGTCTGCTGCTACCGTCGAGGCTCTGA